The Anabas testudineus chromosome 1, fAnaTes1.2, whole genome shotgun sequence genomic sequence AGGTGTTATTATTGTAATCTCTAGTATTCTTAGGTTATCTAGATGTAACTGTtcacagatacagtacagaTTCAGACTGGGATACTGATAGTCTACAGTATGTACGATCACCTAACATTATATCTGGTATAATTATTGCTTCCTTACTTTACAGTTCAACTTACTGCTGATTTaagattatttttcattgtctCTTAGAGTTGATAATCTGAAACAATATAAAGCAAAGCTGTGAAAATTCAATGATAGACTGAATTTTCATGTGTTAATGTGTCAACTCTCTTCAGCTCCATGTCACTTTAGTCCAGTGTCTCTTTTTAAAACCTATATCTTTCCAAAATAATGTTCCAAGTTTATTTTTCCTAATAGCTATGATTagggaaacaacaacaaaaattgGACACAACAGTTTTCTTGAATTAAAAGCGAAAAACAATAATatggacaaaacattttcatattctaGGAACTAGACGGAAGGTATGTGTtctaagaaaaaagaaatatagtTACACTAAGAACATGCTGTTGAATTAAGAACCTGCACTTTCTTTATGTTTACAACATAATGTGATTCACTAATGTGTTTGCTTGGCTTTTGCCCAGCTATCCTCATCTGCACCcgactaaaatgtttttgtttttttttcaatttttaacTTTGCTCTGTACATTTTTTACACTgcagtttaattttttattttaaatgtctattattataatgattattattattattgttattattattattattattatttcactggATTCTGGTGCATTGTATATCACTATAATTAAAATTACAGTATGATTGGTTCATTACATTGCCTCAAGCGTTTTATGAATGTAAATCTGATTCAGTGCTGCTTTATATATAACAAGATGGTGTGTCACTGCCCTCTGGTGGAATCAATTTTAACTTCCAATTCCTATTTTCTCCAGTTCTGACAAATATGATTTAACAGATGCAACGTTGACagtattatttttgttcttttaaattgGTCTTTTacttataaaaatgaaatagatTGTAACTAGTGAAAAAGTATCTGTAGTTTAACTGTAGTGTGCAGAACTGTAATGAAGTGCTCAATTACAAATTTACATAACTATTgtaaatcattcatttattttcctacACTATTACTTTATagggaaaaaatgtgtttggcaTCTTATATTACTAGTTACATTGTGAAAATTTAATGGTTTACACACAAACTTGTACTTAAATTAACTTTGTAATTTAGAAGTTTTTGAAATGACATGTCAGTACACTTACtttatacaatattttaaaGCCAAATAGTGTGTCAGAtacagagatgtttttttgtttgtttgttttctttctttttttatcaatgttttagtttgacagaggataaaacactgcatttttaaatacagtataccAAACAGCTCCTTGTTTTCTAGTAGATGGTAGTGTTTtgattaaaatatacaataatgtGCATCTTGAAAACAGCTGCACTGTGGACTAAACACTCTGGGGTTGTGTCTTACACTGACCAATCACAGCTCAGTAACACACAACAGGACTCAGTTCTCTTCTCAGACACATGGAAATGAGCATTGATTATTCAATCAGGAACAATGTGTGTTCAATGGATTAATTAAGTATCACTCACCAGCCTTGTCTAACACTTTCCAAAAATCCTCATCAACTCAAATGAAAGAGTCATTGTTGAAACTCTTGTCAGGTTTGACCATTGTTAATAAATAACACTATCATTTGTGTTTCCCAATACTTAGTGATTACATTAATgggaagaaacaacatcaacattaatCTAATTTTGATGGATTTGTTTCCATGATAAGTAACTTAAGTCACTATCAGCATAGTGACCATATTGTGTCGGATATGATGACATCTTTACTTCTGACTATCTCTGTGTAGaaacattattaatttaaaagaatACATAGTAATAGTGCTTAAAGTTGAAGCTACATCACATTGCAATTCAACAGCACAATAAACTACagccatcaacatgtctctaaaacaacaacaactagaACTGAGCATTAAAATCTTCTGAAGGTAATATTTCCAGCAGATCTGTTGCACTGTTGCATTCCTATAATTGTGCTTGTGCAGTATAAGAATCTACTGTACATAGGTTAGATTTAGGGCAAGGTATTATGAAATACGCAGAACCACTGCCAAACTGCTGAGTGGCCGAACACGGTGTGATTCAAAACTCTTATCTGCTCCACAGTGAACTTCAGTCACTAGCTCAGGTCACAactctctcacctcctccttccctcacagctttttttcttaaaatccAGGCCTACATTCACAACAAATGTGTGACCGGGACTAGTAATTAGAAATCATAAATGTACGTAGGCATGACATTCAACTAATAAAAGGAAATGGGCACATACTGCTTTATACAACACCTCTATAAAGATGCAAGGTTTCACTACAAAGCCTCTTAAACAGACTGTCATTTAGCCAATCAGCTCAAACACTTTCCCCATCATTTACACATTGTTCTATCATTGGCTCAGAGCAAAGACAAGCGTCCAATGAACCCATCTGATACGCTTTATTATGACTGTTGTTAAGCACCGACAGTTGGTCTGATGAAGTAAATTATTACTTAATATTAAGTTGGTGACACTGAACAGAAGGAAAATCTgctgatatttttaaattggCTTGTGCTGAATGCAAATGTCTGCGTGCATATAGTGCAGATTGATTTAAAAAGGcaagaaaataacatttagaaatattaatGATAGTTTATAGGTACATTTGGAAAACTGGAACTCTTGGTGAGTAAGAAAATATGAGGATAAAGTCATGGAACGGGGAAGTAAAATAGTTGTTTTTCTCCAAAGTGTCTGCACTCTGGGGTAAATTGAACATTGACTGTCTGACAGTCAGTGGACTTTGATTTGGACTCTGGGTGTAGAGGAGTATACAGTAACGCCTCTCTGTGGATGTCATAAAAAAGCCAGccagaaaatatataaatacagagcAAAAGATGCTTCGGTCCTTTCTGTGGAGTGGAACTCTTTATGGATTAAAATCTGGCCTATCAAATTTTACCCGGTCATAAACAACCAGGGATCAAAAGGAACCTTCAATTCTAGACAAACAATGTAAGtgtgaattatatttttatcGTGAATCTACACTCtgattgttgacattttaatatatgGTTAGCATGTGACATTGATGTATAAATGGTTGTTCTCTCTCCCGACTCTCAcacttgtgtgtctctgtgtgtttgtgaataccTGTAATTCCAGTAGTGGAAAACATGGTGGGACTTAAACCATCAGATGTTCCCCCTCCACTGGGAGTGAAGATGGCGAGTGCTGGAGCAGCAGCCTGTATAGCAGACATCGTCACATTTCCTCTGGACACAGCCAAAGTCAGACTACAGGTCTGTTCaataatctgaaaaagaaagaaaaataattaattcaaatatCTCTTATCACCAGACATACTGTCTTCACAGTACATAAAGCATATGTGGTAAAAATATTTAGCTCAGTTTTTCTGTAAACTACTTAATACTCAGCATGATTTTGGCAGCTATAGACAAGTCAGCCTGACTGTCCACTTTGTCCACTTCAATACCCCTAAATCAATACCACTCACATGAGTAGCTACATATGAGGCTATTTAGTCTAttggttttctgcttttgtaCTGTAAAGCTTGTTTTTGCATTGAGTGCATTCTGTGACCACAGATTCAAGGAGAGAAGAAGTCAGTGGCAGGCATCCGATACAGAGGCGTGTTTGGGACAATCAGCACCATGATCCGAACAGAAGGACCTAAGTCCTTGTACAACGGTCTGGTGGCTGGTCTGCAGAGACAAGTGTGCTTCGCTTCCGTCAGAATCGGCCTCTATGACAATGTCAAAAACTTTTACACTGGTGGAAAAGACAGTAAGTGATGACAGAACTTTAAAGCACATTGGAGGTTTTTAGTGTTcagtttctaaataaataatatcacTGGTAGTTTATTAATCATTATCACTGGtactaaatttaaaatattacaaaaaacatGCTTTGATATATAATGCATCTTAGGCCAATTTTATATGTACAGCCCAAAATTAGAAGCCCTTGTTGCAACTGCTTTTACAACTAATAGAATCTATATGATGAATGTCAATGGTGGCTCCATCCTCCAGAAGAGACAGATGTacaacagcagctgcataaATAATATAGACAAAAGTTACAGTAGCAGAATttcaataaaattaatatactaactaaatacagtacacaacactgtaatattaagtaaataaacaattttCAAATATTATAATGTGGTGGACTAAAAGATGCCACAATTCCTCTTGAATTGAAATGCTAATGTATATGAGTAAATGCTACTTACAGTAGTTACAGTCTTTCAACTGGTTTTTAATCTATCTTCTCCAGATCCTGGTGTACTTATTCGTATCCTAGCTGGCTGCACTACAGGTGCTATGGCAGTGTCTTTTGCACAACCCACTGATGTGGTCAAGGTTCGATTCCAAGCACAGATGAACCTGGATGGTGTTTCTCGTCGCTACAGCGGTACCATGCAGGCTTACAGGCACATCTTCCAGAATGAGGGCTTACGTGGACTCTGGAAAggtatcataaaaaaaaaaaaaaaaaagcttcaaaatcaaaatgctgCGCTGTGAAAATAAGACCTAGAACTGCTTGTAACCCATTAGTAAAAGTATCTGTTATTATTTTCTGGATTCTTTAGGCACGCTACCCAACATCACAAGAAATG encodes the following:
- the ucp1 gene encoding mitochondrial brown fat uncoupling protein 1, producing MVGLKPSDVPPPLGVKMASAGAAACIADIVTFPLDTAKVRLQIQGEKKSVAGIRYRGVFGTISTMIRTEGPKSLYNGLVAGLQRQVCFASVRIGLYDNVKNFYTGGKDNPGVLIRILAGCTTGAMAVSFAQPTDVVKVRFQAQMNLDGVSRRYSGTMQAYRHIFQNEGLRGLWKGTLPNITRNALVNCTELVTYDLIKEAILRHKLMSDNLPCHFVSAFGAGFVTTVIASPVDVVKTRYMNSPPGQYKSAINCAWTMLTKEGPTAFYKGFVPSFLRLGSWNVVMFVSFEQIKRAMMVTKKRIEVTN